The Sulfurimonas sp. HSL-1716 sequence GGCTTTGGGAGAAACTTTCGTGCCCTCGCCTATTACTGCTTTTGGTGCATCTTCATCTTCGATATCCGGTGCGAAGTATTTTGTGATTTTTGCCATCATAAGATAGGGTTCGTCTACTATCAAAGCGATGGCATGGCGCGGAACGCTATCTACAGTCGCTTTATCGACTATGATCGCTCCCGCTTGAGAATTTTCGACATCTTTAAAATATTTTGAATTTGTCACAAATGAGATTTGTGAAGAAGTTGCATCTTTTAAAGTATTTATACCTGTAACTTCAAATGATGCTCCATTGTAATCGATACCTATAAGTTTTGCTATCTCTTTTATATCCATTTGTTACTCTTTTATCAGTTTTGCTATCTTGCTTTGAAGCTTCATCCACTCCTTGTGAGGCATAAGAGGATATCCGCTCCAGACACCTTTGGGCTCTTTTATCGATTTTGTTATCCCGCTTCTTGCGGTAAAAGTAGAAAAAGGCGCGATATCCAGATGATCCGTAAATGCGCTCTGTCCGCTTACAACACAATTGCGTCCGAGTTTTGTGGAGCCGCCTACACCCGATTGCGCCACAAAAAGGCTGTATTCGCCGATCTCGCAGTTATGCCCTATATGGATGAAATTATCCAGCTTTACACCTTTTTTTATACGCGTAGAACCAAATACCGCTCTGTCTATGGCACAGTTTGCGCCGATCTCCACATCGTCTTCGATGATCACGTTTCCGTTTTGGTATATCTTGACATGCTCGCCCGCGGCGGTATGTGAAAACCCGAATCCGTCCGCACCTACGACAGCTCCGCTGTGGATAATACAGTCACTCCCTATACGACAGTCGCGATATACCGTGGTATTGGCATAAAGCGTCGTATTGTCGCCCACTTGTACATGAGAGCCGAGATACACGCCTGCCATTATCGTGCAGTTTTTGCCGATGACCACTCCGTTTTCGACATTGGCTCTCTTATCGACATAGCTTCCTTCGCCGAAAACAGGATCGGGTGCGTTGAAATCTATCTTTTTGGGAGCAAAAAGTTTTGTGGCGTACGCCATTTGAAGAGAAACGTTGTCGCAAACGATATATGAAGAGTTTTGCGGCAGACTCCCGATCAAAGAGGAAGGTATCAAAAATGCCGAAGCATTGGAGTTCTTTAGATCGGTCGCGTATTTTTTATGTTCGGCGAAGCTTAGCTGACCGATCATGGCATCCGTAAGATTGTTCATGGATGTTATCTCGACATCTTCTCCGCTGTGTTTGCAAGCAAGAGCCTCGGCTATGTCAGACAGCAACATATCAACGCTCTAGTGCGACTGCACCGCTTCTGACTATCTCTTTTGGATGAAAACGTTTGATGGCAGACAAAAAGTAATCGACTCTTTTTGGCTCGTCTGCGACCATTGTAATGATCACCTCTTCGCTTACGTTGACTATGTTTCCGTTATAGGCCGAACAAAGAGCGGATATATCTGCCAGATTTTCCGTGATCGGGAATTTAACGAGCGCCATCTCTTTTTCTACCAGATCGGCGTGTTCGATAACCTTTAAAACCGGTATGAGCTTATGAAGCTGTTTTGTGATCTGTTCTATCACGCGTACCGAACCCGAGGTAACTATCGTAAGACGGGAGTATCTGCTCTCTGGTATCGGCGCTACTGTGAGAGACGTAATGTTATAACCGCGTCCCGAGAAAAGGTCTGTAATACGAGACAGCACGCTGGCTTCGTTTATCACGATAACCGAGATTACACGTCTTTCTGCTGCTTCCATTTACTTCTCCTTATACTCTAACATCATATTAAACAGTGAACCGCCCGATGGGACCATCGGCATAACGTTCTCCAATCTGTGGACTTTTACGTCGATAAAAGCGACCACGTTCTTCTCAATCGCATCTTTGAGTGCCGCATCGAACTCCTCTTTCGTACTTACTCTGTAGCCTACTCCGCCAAAAGCCTCCGCAAGCTTTACGAAATCCGGCTGCATGGAGAGATCCGTCTCGGAGTGGCGTTTATTGTAAAAAAGCGTCTGCCATTGGCGAACCATCCCAAGATAGTTGTTATTGAGGATGATATTGATGACCGGCAGTTTCTGCTCAACTGCAGTCATCAGTTCCTGAATGTTCATAAGTATCGAACCGTCACCCGTAAAATTGACACTTATCCGCTTCGGATCGGCAGCTTTAACACCTACTGCCGCAGGAAAGCCGAATCCCATTGTCCCAAGACCGCCGGAGCTTATGAACTGACGCGGGCGTGAAAACGGATAAAACTGAGCCGTCCACATCTGATGCTGCCCGACATCCGTCGAAATATTTGCGTTATCACCGAGCGTCTCGCCTACTCTTTTAATGACCCATTGCGGTTTCAAGTCTTCGCTGTCCTCTTTAAACGAAAGAGGATGAAGCTTGTTAAAGTTCGCAATCGTATCCAGCCAAGGAGTATAACGCTCTTTGTCTATGGTCGTCTTGGCAATATCGAGCATACTTTTAACAACATGCTTGATATCTCCTACTATCGGAAAATCGGCATTGACAAGTTTGGATATACTCGCAGGATCGATATCCACATGGATGATCTTCGCACCTTTTGCAAACTCGCTCAGTTTTCCCGTAACGCGGTCGTCAAATCTTGCCCCCAAACCGATGACCAGATCTGTTTCGCTCATAGCCATATTTGCCGCATAGCTTCCGTGCATACCCAGCATCGAGATCAAAAGAGGATCGTCGTACTTGAGCGTACCGCGTGCCATAAATGTCTCAACAGCGGGAATTCCGGTGTTTTTAACCAGCTTTCTAACCTCTTCAGAAGCATTCGAATTTATGATACCACCGCCCAAATAAAACAGCGGACGTTTCGCATTTTTTATCGCATCGACAGCTTTTTTTATCTGTCTGGTATTGCCTTTGGTTGTCGGCTTATAGGTCTCGATATCGACCTCTTTTGAATAATCGAACTTTGCTATCTGCGCGGTTACGTCTTTTGGAATATCGACATGAACAGGACCCGGACGGCCTGTACGTGCGATATAAAAAGCCTCTTTTAAGACGCGAGGCAGATCAGCGGCATCGGTAACAAGATAGTTGTGTTTTGTACAAGAACGGCTGATCCCGACCGCATCGATCTCTTGAAATGCATCCGTACCGATAAGGCTCATAGGAACCTGTCCGCTGATAACGACTAAAGGAACGGAGTCCATATACGCATCCGCAAGACCCGTGACGGCATTGGTAAATCCAGGTCCGCTTGTGATCATCGCCACACCGACTTTACCGCTGGCCTTTGAATAACCTTCTGCCGCATGGACGGCAGCTTGTTCATGACGAGTCAAAATATGTTTAAAAGAGTTTTGTTTGTATATCTCATCATAGACGTTCATGATCGCGCCACCCGGATAACCGAATATTGTATCAACTTCTTCAGCGATCAATGCTTCAATGACCATCTGTGCGCCACTAATCTGCATATCGTCTCCTTTTTAAAAATTCGCTAATTATATAGATAAAGAGCTATATATTAGGTTAAATTTGCTTAATTTTATCTATTTTAAGTGTTTATTTATCACACTTTTTCGCAAGAGGAAAGTGCTATCCCCTCTCTAAGCCCGTCATCGATCACGACGGAGCTTTCATACCCCAGAGCTTCGTAGAGCTTTTCAACTATGATTATCCCCGAGATTATGAGGTCCTCTCGTCCTACTCCGACGTAAAAAGATCTTTTTGCATCCTCCATATCAAGAAGTTCGTTCATCACCTTTTTACAGCCCTGTACATCGAGCTTGTAGCCGTTTATTTTTGTCGGATCGTAAGAGTTGTAATTCATCCCTTGCAGGTACCCTGCGATGGTGGTCGGCGTACCCGCCGTCTGAACAAAAATATCGGGCTTTTTATGCATTTTATAATAAGAGTTTATATACTCTTTTACGGGGATCAAAAGCTTTTCAAGATTGCTTTGTATCTCCAGTGTGTTCCCCGAGATATCCGTAAGCGTGACTATCCCTATATTAAAGCTTTTGGAGGTAATGATTCCGTTGTCGTAAAAAATTATCTCCGTCGAACCGCCGCCTATATCTACAAGTGCAAACGATGACGAGGGCAAAGCCAGGATGTCGAGTCTGTTTTTCACGGCTTTTGTCGTATATCTTGCTTCTTTATCGCCGTCTATGATCTCAAATTTCAATCCCGTTTTAACATATATCTCTTTTAAAACGGCATCCGAATTGAGCGCCTGGCGCATCGCTTCGGTCGTTACCGCGCATACCTCATGAGATGCAAAATCAAGCTTGTCTTGAGCCTTTTTAATGGCGTCTATGACCCTTTTTAGGGCATTTTCATTGATAGTTTTGTTTACATGCAGGTTTTCTGCAGTTTTGACAATGGCTTCATACTCTTCGCCCCACTCTTTTGTATCACAATCGTAAGTGATACATCTAAGAGTGTTCGAACCCAGATCTATGGCTATCATATGGGTTTTAGTTTATATATCTGCTCAGATATCCCTCTTTTTGCAAGACGGATATGATCTGCTCTTGATGCTCTTCACCCTTCGTTTCAAGATGGATGGTCACGTTTGCATCCCCGTAATCAAGTGAGATGGATGTCCTGTCATAAGAGATATGCACGATATTGGCATTGAGCTCTTTGAGTATCTCCGTCAGTCTCATCAGTGAACCCGGTTTATCGACAAGAGTCACCGTCAGCTTCATCTTGCGGCTTGATTTTATGAGACCCTTTTCGATGATGACCGAAAGCAGCGTGACGTCCATATTTCCGCCGCTTAACACGACCGCTACTTTTTTGTCTTTCAACTCGGGAAGCTCGTTATGCAAAAGTGCCGCCACGCCAACGGCTCCGGCACCTTCGACAACCAGTTTTTGACGTTCCAAAAGGTACAAAATCGCGCTTGCGATCTCTTCGTCGTCCACGGTTATAAACTTGTCCACACTCTCCATGATGTATCCGAGGGTAACGGCAGAACAATCCCTTACTGCAATACCATCGGCAATGGTTCTTACAGAAATAGAATCCACCGGACGCCCCAACTCATAAGAGTTTTTCAGTGCGGGCGCGCCTTTTGCGCTTACTCCGATGACTTGAATATCCGGATTTAATGCTTTAAAAGCCTTTGCCATACCCGAGATAAGCCCGCCGCCGCCGACGGGAATCAAAACGGCATCCAGCTCTTTTGCCTGTTCCAGGATCTCCAAAGCGACGGTTCCCTGTCCCGCCATCACTTCATCGTCTTCAAAAGGATGGACGAACACTAAGGAGTTCTCCGCTCCGTATTTAAGAGCATAAGCATATGCTTCATCGTAATTCGATCCCGCAAGAATGACCTGCGCACCGTAATGTTTGACCCCGTTTATTTTTGTAAGAGGCGTCGAATCCGGCATAACGATAGTCGCTTTGATACCGAATTTTTGAGCCGAAAACGCCACGCCCTGAGCATGATTTCCCGCACTCGAAGCCACGACCCCGCTTGCTCTTTGTTCATCGCTCAAAGAGGCTATCTTGTTGTATGCACCGCGTATCTTAAACGCGCCCGTGACTTGAAGATTTTCTTTTTTCAAGTAGACCTCACAGCCCGATGCTTCACTTAAGTACGGAGCATATGAGAACGGCGTATTTACTACGACATCCCTTATACGTTCTCTTGCTTCGTATATTTTATTTATATCTAACAAACTCTTTTCCTATAGATTGCGGTGGTCTACCATCGCACATTGATTTTGAACTACTTTCATACCGGCATCCTGCGCTTTTTTAGCCGCGGCATTATTTACTATACCGATCTGCGACCAGAAAACCTTGACGTCGCCGCGCTCGATGCAGGCGTCTGCTATGGCGCCAAGAGCATCGGCTTTACGGAAAATATCGACCATATCGACTGCAAAAGGTATCTCTTTTAAAGATCTGTATACCGTTTCGCCGAGAATAGTCTCGCCCTTTGGATAAACGGGAATTATCTTGTATCCGCAATTTTGCAGATATGCCGCGACACGGTGGCTGTCTTTACCTGCATCGGGTGAAAGACCGATGACGGCGATATTTTTTACATTTGAAAAAATCTCTCTTATATCCTCTTGGCTTGAGTTTATACTCGGAAATTCACACTCCATACCG is a genomic window containing:
- the lpxD gene encoding UDP-3-O-(3-hydroxymyristoyl)glucosamine N-acyltransferase, with translation MLLSDIAEALACKHSGEDVEITSMNNLTDAMIGQLSFAEHKKYATDLKNSNASAFLIPSSLIGSLPQNSSYIVCDNVSLQMAYATKLFAPKKIDFNAPDPVFGEGSYVDKRANVENGVVIGKNCTIMAGVYLGSHVQVGDNTTLYANTTVYRDCRIGSDCIIHSGAVVGADGFGFSHTAAGEHVKIYQNGNVIIEDDVEIGANCAIDRAVFGSTRIKKGVKLDNFIHIGHNCEIGEYSLFVAQSGVGGSTKLGRNCVVSGQSAFTDHLDIAPFSTFTARSGITKSIKEPKGVWSGYPLMPHKEWMKLQSKIAKLIKE
- the ilvN gene encoding acetolactate synthase small subunit; protein product: MEAAERRVISVIVINEASVLSRITDLFSGRGYNITSLTVAPIPESRYSRLTIVTSGSVRVIEQITKQLHKLIPVLKVIEHADLVEKEMALVKFPITENLADISALCSAYNGNIVNVSEEVIITMVADEPKRVDYFLSAIKRFHPKEIVRSGAVALER
- a CDS encoding acetolactate synthase large subunit; this translates as MQISGAQMVIEALIAEEVDTIFGYPGGAIMNVYDEIYKQNSFKHILTRHEQAAVHAAEGYSKASGKVGVAMITSGPGFTNAVTGLADAYMDSVPLVVISGQVPMSLIGTDAFQEIDAVGISRSCTKHNYLVTDAADLPRVLKEAFYIARTGRPGPVHVDIPKDVTAQIAKFDYSKEVDIETYKPTTKGNTRQIKKAVDAIKNAKRPLFYLGGGIINSNASEEVRKLVKNTGIPAVETFMARGTLKYDDPLLISMLGMHGSYAANMAMSETDLVIGLGARFDDRVTGKLSEFAKGAKIIHVDIDPASISKLVNADFPIVGDIKHVVKSMLDIAKTTIDKERYTPWLDTIANFNKLHPLSFKEDSEDLKPQWVIKRVGETLGDNANISTDVGQHQMWTAQFYPFSRPRQFISSGGLGTMGFGFPAAVGVKAADPKRISVNFTGDGSILMNIQELMTAVEQKLPVINIILNNNYLGMVRQWQTLFYNKRHSETDLSMQPDFVKLAEAFGGVGYRVSTKEEFDAALKDAIEKNVVAFIDVKVHRLENVMPMVPSGGSLFNMMLEYKEK
- a CDS encoding phosphatase yields the protein MIAIDLGSNTLRCITYDCDTKEWGEEYEAIVKTAENLHVNKTINENALKRVIDAIKKAQDKLDFASHEVCAVTTEAMRQALNSDAVLKEIYVKTGLKFEIIDGDKEARYTTKAVKNRLDILALPSSSFALVDIGGGSTEIIFYDNGIITSKSFNIGIVTLTDISGNTLEIQSNLEKLLIPVKEYINSYYKMHKKPDIFVQTAGTPTTIAGYLQGMNYNSYDPTKINGYKLDVQGCKKVMNELLDMEDAKRSFYVGVGREDLIISGIIIVEKLYEALGYESSVVIDDGLREGIALSSCEKV
- the ilvA gene encoding threonine ammonia-lyase, which translates into the protein MLDINKIYEARERIRDVVVNTPFSYAPYLSEASGCEVYLKKENLQVTGAFKIRGAYNKIASLSDEQRASGVVASSAGNHAQGVAFSAQKFGIKATIVMPDSTPLTKINGVKHYGAQVILAGSNYDEAYAYALKYGAENSLVFVHPFEDDEVMAGQGTVALEILEQAKELDAVLIPVGGGGLISGMAKAFKALNPDIQVIGVSAKGAPALKNSYELGRPVDSISVRTIADGIAVRDCSAVTLGYIMESVDKFITVDDEEIASAILYLLERQKLVVEGAGAVGVAALLHNELPELKDKKVAVVLSGGNMDVTLLSVIIEKGLIKSSRKMKLTVTLVDKPGSLMRLTEILKELNANIVHISYDRTSISLDYGDANVTIHLETKGEEHQEQIISVLQKEGYLSRYIN
- a CDS encoding CoA-binding protein, with translation MECEFPSINSSQEDIREIFSNVKNIAVIGLSPDAGKDSHRVAAYLQNCGYKIIPVYPKGETILGETVYRSLKEIPFAVDMVDIFRKADALGAIADACIERGDVKVFWSQIGIVNNAAAKKAQDAGMKVVQNQCAMVDHRNL